The Desmodus rotundus isolate HL8 chromosome 3, HLdesRot8A.1, whole genome shotgun sequence genome includes a region encoding these proteins:
- the HMGB4 gene encoding high mobility group protein B4 produces the protein MAKEIQLRPKVNVSSYIHFLLNYRNKFKEQQPNTFLGFKEFSRKCSEKWRSISKHEKSKYEALAKLDKARYQEEMMNYVGKKKKRRKRDPQAPRRPPSSFLLFCKDHYAQLKRENPTWSVVQVAKASGKMWAATADAEKQPYEQRAALLRSKYQEELKAYRAQYKARKSFRGSVKRQRRGCRQAESATAGGSN, from the coding sequence ATGGCGAAGGAAATCCAGCTCAGGCCTAAGGTTAACGTCTCTTCTTACATCCACTTTTTACTGAATTACAGAAACAAGTTTAAGGAGCAGCAGCCAAATACATTCCTTGGATTTAAAGAGTTCTCTAGAAAGTGTTCAGAAAAATGGAGGTCCATCTCAAAGCACGAGAAGTCCAAATATGAAGCCCTGGCCAAGCTCGACAAAGCCCGATACCAGGAAGAGATGATGAATTACGTTGGCAAGAAGAAAAAGCGGAGAAAGCGTGACCCCCAGGCACCCAGGCGGCCTCCATCATCCTTCCTGCTCTTCTGCAAAGACCACTACGCCCAGCTGAAGAGGGAGAACCCGACCTGGTCGGTGGTGCAGGTGGCAAAGGCCTCGGGGAAGATGTGGGCTGCAACAGCTGACGCAGAGAAGCAGCCATACGAACAACGAGCAGCTCTCCTGAGATCGAAGTACCAAGAGGAACTGAAAGCCTACCGCGCACAATACAAGGCCAGAAAGAGTTTCCGAGGGTCGGTGAAGCGCCAGCGCAGAGGGTGTAGGCAAGCTGAGTCAGCTACAGCTGGTggatccaattaa